A stretch of DNA from Coccidioides posadasii str. Silveira chromosome 1, complete sequence:
ttctcttctgatatttttggaagtggtttcactggtgtcttctttatttgtggataatcttctttgttgtcttgttgagatgcatctttctcttgagagattgagattttctgtttcttcttattttggttcttgtcccactgactttgcttcttcttttctagaatggactcaataagtgttgcttgttcttgtaattctgcaactgtttttggttggtgttgcagtttatccagttcagcctggatgattggtctgagctttgtctgtaggAAGAGTACataaaagaattcatctggtaaactgtccaggtcctgtttgagtttggtaatgtatgtgaaaaatgagggtatgggttggttctcttgttggacagtgttatgataatgctgcattgtaTCTTAActataagttatcttgagttcaatgttgttcttacaccacatcttgaatttatttcaTGATGTAgatagttgttctctctttatttccaacatctgccaatgcatctggggtttgttaTAAAAATAACTGGACATCCAATCAATCCTGACTgtatctggtgtcttttgtaatgattttctcagatgaaactgctgtctcattaaagctaaccacaatttgcacttgccaagtgatttgccatggtagtaagatgcttttgatgGTTTCACATTATCAAAATtgtctgactcctctatcagtcttgtgtgtaagaggaactctaaagagaaattgttgtttactattctctgtttgtattctatctgcttctgcagcctgtatatcttgttttgttcatgtatgtctgctagattcttttgcagatgtgtcttcttttcttcaaagatcttctctctttgggTTTCattcaatgtattgaggggtgtatctCCATTGtctgtattgtctgctggtgtcttgctggtggtggctccactgctaccagcaccttcatcaatgttcatcttctctatattggtgtctacctctgttgggtctgcaatgtggggtgttgttgtggttcatctcatgggtcttgatggcattgtactgacttaggcaattgtatgtcagagtgttcagaatgttaggggaatcagttgtaggtcatgtaggttttcccagaattagggatacaaaagagctaagtagatatgatatctgcaactgatgggagagagttgtgtgtaaaacataggggtcccctcacttggagactgaatgctggggttcccacaatccatgtgaatcatgtggtccttatatgttcagtgttggggtcatgtgaatacccctgaacatctgatgttgtctgatgcttggttggtctaggtctatgtttgtaacatatatatagaaaagagTATGTAAGATAAAAGTTCTGGTATTCTGgtaactatatataacttatagacaagattgccagtggcttccagcaagagatttacaCAGTAGCAGTCTTTTATATGTACTTGTGAGCATGTAACTTAGCATCTTATAAGAATACATGCAACTTCCAACAGCTTATAAGCTAAGACTCTCCACTCTTACAGGTGTTGTTTGTCTGTataaggggttcgcgggcAAATTCTTACACAAGATCTGGATCTgcacaatatcaagatagATTATCAGAGCAAAAAGCTAAATGCAAAAAATATCAAGTTTACAGTTATTGAGATGGTCAGCTTATATAGCTATCATCTGAATATATCTCTAAGGATGTACAATATCTTTCATATGCAGCTTCTCCACCCAGCCACCACAGATCCTTTTCCCAGCTAGCAGTAGTCAAATTGGCAATCATCAGAGATAATAACTAAGAACAGAAAAAAGTATAAGATGGAGAAAATTCTTAAAGAGCAGAGAAATCATCAACATCTTGAATACCTTGTTAAATAAAGAGAATATACATATTTAATATAGAATAATACCATACTCATAAAGAAGACTAGTAGCTCTTGATAAATAAAAGTACTATAAGTATCAAGACAAGACTTTTAGTGTTCACAAACACCAGCAACAGTGCAATGCCTGAGAAACAGAAGAGAGATATTGTAGAGGATTAAACTCTCTATTCTTCTCAGACTGAGCTCTTGATACTATGCTGTGCTAAGAATCTCAGACTGAGCTTCTCAATGACATGCTGCACAAGAGACTTCTATGCTATTCCCTCTTTGGCTTAGTTTCCACTTCCTCTTTTGGCCTAGCACCACACACAAATGTTGTGAATATATCATACACACACTTACCTACcctccttctttttccttctcccaAGCAATACATTTGTATATATACTGTAGAGCCTAGCTAGTAGCTTCAGCTCAGCCTGTGACAGTTTTATATCATGTGCAAAAGTGTCCGAGTTCACTGTGAAAGATGTGACACAATTTTCTATTAGAGATCTCTTCTCACACTGTATGATTCTCACATAGAATTGTTTTGTGCTTAATCACTTCCATCATCTTCTAGTATATTTTCTGAATCAAAGCTTTCATTGATACCAAATCATCAATGCTCATAACTGGATTCAGTTGCACAATTGTTAAATTTTGCAGTGCCAAAGTTGCTTGCATTTGCAAGCAGAAACTTACAACATGTCAGCATGTATTTGCATGCACGTGTCCATGACTCATCAGTTTGGTTGAACCCAAGCCTAATGCTAGTATCACCAATCCTATCCTTTTGTATCTCGTAAGGTAGTTTCATGCCAAAAGTTGATGGCTGTGAATGGCTCTGAGATCTGTAGTAAGAACCCACATTTCTGTGTTCCCTCGGGGCACTTGCAGTTGAGGACGCAGCTGGAACTCCATTCGAAAGTGGTACCTTTTCAAGGTAGACGCCAAGTTGTCGAAGACACTCGAGGAACGCTACCATCCCAGCATCGAAGCGTCGGTGAAGCCAGGGTAGGTTAAGTGGAAGATCCCCGGAGGAAAAGAGATCAAGGGAAGTGATAATGGGTGACGGGTTGTCGTCGCGACCTGTCCTAAAATTTGGTTCTCGTTGACTTTGCTCTACCTTTTCAATCCTTGAAACTGAACCCATCGGCCGCAGTCTATATCCCTCAAATTGAAAGCCAAATTTATTAGCAATTGTCGAAAGAAGCAAAACAGTCTGACCCCAAGCAGCATTGACTTCAGCCCATTCAACTGGAGGATTTCCAAGACGTCCCAACCGTAGTCCATTTATGGTGCCGAAGTACCCGTCATGGCCAATACAAAAAGTATCGTTGTAGACATTTGTGCGTTGTAAACGTTCAAGCTGTCGAGAATCATGATCGAATTTAACATTCAGGGTATCACGATCATTCAAGAAACCCCCAAGAGTTAGCCCAAATGTGGTTTGGTCAGTCCAAAACTGTTCCTCGTCCCGATCGAGTTGCTGGCATTGCTCAACTAAGATCGCGATTTCCCTGTCACTTGCGAACTTCTCATTTTCAAGCATTTGTAGCTCATGAAACGCATCGCCTTCCGCTTCCAGTATGGTTTGTAGAGATTGTCGAGCCGCGTTTACTTCCTCCTGGGAAGGGATGGATGCATTCACATTTCTCAAGAACGAGACATAGGAATCTCGTTCCCTTGTTGCACCTATTAAGCGGCTTTGAACACCAGCGGCAAGAAGCTCGGCACAATCAACACAAACTGGTTGATCTATATCCGTACGTGCAGATACAGTTTCAAAGAAATATGTAGCCCTCTCAAAGTGAGAAAATGATTTGTCACCACCGTCTTGTCCAACTTTGGGTCTTGGATGTTGCGGGCCGTCATCAGTGATACCAGATGCCCCCGCGGTTCCGCTTAGCTGGGACTCTGTGAGCACGACAAACGACATATTTGGTCCATCTTTGAGTCCTGCTCGAGGTCTTGGGCCAGTATTATGCTCGTGCACTAATTGAGGGGTTTCTCGTTTATTAACAGGTACATAGGCCGGCTGAAATGAGTCTCGCCATTGATGAAGCCTCCCGTAGAAGGAACCGGGATCGTGACTGGAGAATCCGAGGCAACAAGCTCCAGGTGAAGCTATGATAAAGATAAGCTAGCATCCGAATCGACCCAACATGGGAACATTACCTATGAGACCAAGAGGAGCCGGGTTCAATGCATCAAGTGAATCGTCATCAACCATTAAAAGTGTGTGGCACTTTTGGCAATACATCTTTAAAATCATCAGTGGTGCTCTGGAACTAGACTTTGGCATATTTTGTCTAGAGTTGTACATGATTAGCTAGTTATGACCAGCGTACCGTCATCCTCTGAAGATGAGTTTGAGTGTCTGTTCCCAAACTATTGTGGCCTGTACCATATTTATCAAGCTGACCAACCCAACAAGCAATTATTTAGGTGGccaagtacggagtacagagtacaacTACAAAAACTTTTTCGCACTCAATGTATGTCACCCATCACATCCATTGGGTAGTTATATTGTGTGGCTTAGTTCCCTCATTAGATTGAATGTTACAAAGAATGCTCTAtgcaattttttttttttttttggaacaGTTTCAGCTCCCTAGCTCTTCCTCCTCTAGTTTTGACACATGTGGCTGGATCTGGATTCCGCATTCCATCCTCAGGTTCTGTAGATGTGTTCATAGGTGTTTCCAGCATGTTTTAGCAAGctttgaatatcttttttCTGTTCTAGGATTTTGATTTCCTCATGGTTCAAAATTTCGAGTTTCTGTATTAGGTCACTCTTACAATTCTCCGTAAGGGCTAAGCTGTTGTAGAAATCCTCGATAGCAGAGCTTAGACTGGGAATTGGAGTAACCTTTGCCGGGGTATCCAGCCGCGAATGGGATTCTCTGCCCTTTGTGAGGCCTTCCATACCTGCACGAAGCTGCATTATCTCATATATAGCTCCACGAGCGCACTCAGATCCATTTCCTTCCGATGCAGTCTCTGCTTCATCAATCAGCCTCTGAATCTTCGTGCGACGCCTCCGTACTTTATCACCTTGCATGTTCATGCTAAGTGGCAACGCAGAGGTGTCATCAGAATCTTCAAAGTCTGCTGTAAAATTCACAGCATCAGGGACTAGCCGCCTATCGGAACGGGACGTCCGTGGTCGAGGAATTAAGGTATTTTCCGCTTTTGATTCTAGTGAAATGTAATCCTGGTCCATAGCCGAGTGCATCCGCCCTTCCATTCCTTCTCGGACGTTAGCATCGGGTGAATGTATAAATAGCGCAGAGTTTTCGCCCGTTTGGCCACATTCGCCACCGGATCTCACTGTGATTTGCTCTTCTAAGGGGTGAGTATGGATGGGAACGTTTCTCAGCGGCGAAAGGGTAGAAATTTGAAGCTCTTTGAGATGTTCGAGATCATATACGGGACCAGCCCCCTGGCTTAATCGTCCTAGAGTGGGATTCTGGGGAGACAGTTTTCCTGTTAATGATTCTTGAAACACGCTTGCATTCGCTGCAGATGATCTCCCACTCGGTGTTTTTCGGCTACGTATCCCAGTACCACTCCGATCATCAGATATCATTCCGGTGGGATCCGGCTCGAACGATAACCGTAATTTTAAATTCCTTTTGAGATTTGTACTCGGTTTCTGTCCCGATACCTCAGGATCTGTCGGAAACATTAGCACCTAAGTCCGTAATGATGCCTTTTGCCTGAAGTATTGGGCGAAAAACGTACCTTGCTCTTGGGAGGCTCGTAATTCAGAGCCATCTTCACCACCGATTCGACGGCCCTTACGCTTCTTATAGGAATTCATTTTGGAGTAGACCCGCAAAAATCAAAAGCAAGCATTTTGATATCAAAGCCGCTGGTTGGTGCTTGGCAGCAGAGTATTCCAGTTGTCAGGACGCTAGTTAGTCtctatgtactccgtagagtTTCGAAGTGACTTGACTAGGGAATTGAAGATATTTTGATTTTAGTAGCCGACTTagtaactaactagttgtaacttagttaactagGTTAATGTAAGGTGGCTCACCACTCAATGAGCCAAACCACTCAATGAGCCAAATTTTCACACCATCAAATTTCTTCAACACTCAACTTCATTATGCAATAGCATGGTCAACAATGAAGCAATCTTGtaattgaagatcttgaatcacaaGAGACTCCAAATTACAGTGTGACTGTAAAAAAATATTCACTCAGTCAAGAGACCCTGCATCAGTGGTATCAAGATCTACAAGTTGATTATCATGAAGTAACCTTCAGACATAAGAAGAAGCTCACCAATATACAGAAGAATGAGCTTCTAGagtatataaacaagctctgcAATCATGGCCTTGCTTCTACATCTCAAATTCTTTGAAATATTGTGCAAGAGATGATGGGAGAGGACATGGGAATTAACTGGGTGACATAGTTTTGTGAGTGCTACAAGAATAAGATCAAGACTGTTtatctcaagctgcttgacAAGAATAGACAGATAGCAGATAATTATCACTACTTTCAGTACTTCTATagtcttgtaatttgatgcttttttttgcttttttgcaAGTGCAGTTATTAAATTTGGCTAACTTATTGAGTGCTTGCACTGCTGTATTTAGTTAAGTGAGAAAATCAGCCAGTATAATATTACActgaaaaatatatataactttaatgaaaaagaatttcttctagacttCTATTATGTCTTGAAGTATCTTATCTCTATTAAAGTTCTACCAGCTGGTAAAAGTGTTATAACTCAGAATAAAGCTGAGAATTTCTCTTACTGCTTTATTCAGTCTCTGCAGATGAGATTGTATTATcttcagctcttatttattagAGTAAATTCAGAGATCTTCAGAATATATAACTGGATGATTTTGACAGAAGTAAATATATCTACTTTACAGTCTTAGTAAATAGCTAgagtaataataaatatagtCTGGAGTAATTGCAACAGGTTTTTAATCTGTATATAAAGACAAAAGCAGATAGAGTAAGacatctgcttctactagatggatattctttctatataaatatgaaatttattgaatatgcAAACTGTGAAAGGATTCTGCTGTTAATTCTTCCATCACACTCTACTCACTATTTGTAGTCTCTTGATATTGGTGTTTTTGGGCTGCTGGGCAAGGTGTATTCCAGTGAGCTGGAATCTCCACTATACTGTGGACTGGGCTATAttcaaatgacaaaaagagatttctggagactattCAATGCAGCatggaagaagactttaacaGATGATAATATATATGCTGGCTTTGTAAAGACTGGTATTTATTCTCTGGATCTCCAGTATTAACTAAGCtaatttgaaactgctgATTAACAAGATTCTATATCACTAGTTAAGTCTTTCATCTCTACAAATATACAGAAGCTTTGTCAAGAGATTAAGAGTATTCATCTTCAGCACAGCTTAAATTTGCAGAGTATTGAATGAATTATCAAAATTAGCAAGTAATTTGCAATATGAAATAAACTGCTAGAGCATGAAAATTGAGCTCTAAAATTAACTATTGTGATGAAGAAACAGTACTGCAAGTGAGGCAAGTCTCTAGGCCTACTTG
This window harbors:
- the ATG6_1 gene encoding autophagy protein 6 (BUSCO:179897at4751~EggNog:ENOG410PI06~COG:T~BUSCO:5491at33183); this translates as MPKSSSRAPLMILKMYCQKCHTLLMVDDDSLDALNPAPLGLIASPGACCLGFSSHDPGSFYGRLHQWRDSFQPAYVPVNKRETPQLVHEHNTGPRPRAGLKDGPNMSFVVLTESQLSGTAGASGITDDGPQHPRPKVGQDGGDKSFSHFERATYFFETVSARTDIDQPVCVDCAELLAAGVQSRLIGATRERDSYVSFLRNVNASIPSQEEVNAARQSLQTILEAEGDAFHELQMLENEKFASDREIAILVEQCQQLDRDEEQFWTDQTTFGLTLGGFLNDRDTLNVKFDHDSRQLERLQRTNVYNDTFCIGHDGYFGTINGLRLGRLGNPPVEWAEVNAAWGQTVLLLSTIANKFGFQFEGYRLRPMGSVSRIEKVEQSQREPNFRTGRDDNPSPIITSLDLFSSGDLPLNLPWLHRRFDAGMVAFLECLRQLGVYLEKVPLSNGVPAASSTASAPREHRNVGSYYRSQSHSQPSTFGMKLPYEIQKDRIGDTSIRLGFNQTDESWTRACKYMLTCCKFLLANASNFGTAKFNNCA
- the ATG6_2 gene encoding autophagy protein 6 (EggNog:ENOG410PI06~COG:T), which encodes MNSYKKRKGRRIGGEDGSELRASQEQDPEVSGQKPSTNLKRNLKLRLSFEPDPTGMISDDRSGTGIRSRKTPSGRSSAANASVFQESLTGKLSPQNPTLGRLSQGAGPVYDLEHLKELQISTLSPLRNVPIHTHPLEEQITVRSGGECGQTGENSALFIHSPDANVREGMEGRMHSAMDQDYISLESKAENTLIPRPRTSRSDRRLVPDAVNFTADFEDSDDTSALPLSMNMQGDKVRRRRTKIQRLIDEAETASEGNGSECARGAIYEIMQLRAGMEGLTKGRESHSRLDTPAKVTPIPSLSSAIEDFYNSLALTENCKSDLIQKLEILNHEEIKILEQKKDIQSLLKHAGNTYEHIYRT